From the Aquitalea magnusonii genome, one window contains:
- a CDS encoding sensor histidine kinase: protein MLLRHLSFKTLLVASLFVVTLIPSLALVQTWWHLQQLAEQVDQSQRQAQQLAETMRVFSSQGELFERASRQWNVLHDDSYAHAGRDALAGLQQLADRLKHMDDEGLQRLGGRLMLWSRQSRLLLDGADHPASAWSSQYLALASLGAELETHIRQLADARRQQWDGSLRDKRQQADRVAVLSLCLAIGCGLLLAWLLVRPLQHLRSKIAALAQGVRGQSWGMSAPVDIVQLAAALGELDQRLARLEEDKADFFRHVSHELKTPLAAIQEASSLLQDQIPGPLLPSQQEIVAITLSNTRLLRQRVDALLMHDAANWLERPLAMAQHDLCALIAVSAAAMQPLLQQKRLRLELPSGILLVQVDQEKLRTIIDNLLSNAIRFSPSDGVISVEALRLADRTMVSVMDQGPGIPAQQHMLVFQPFYTGPAPFGEPPGSGIGLTMVKTFAQLMGGDVESLPAERGAHLRVWWP, encoded by the coding sequence ATGCTATTACGCCATCTGTCTTTCAAAACCTTGCTGGTTGCCAGCCTGTTTGTGGTGACGCTGATTCCTTCGTTGGCTTTGGTTCAAACTTGGTGGCATTTGCAGCAGCTGGCAGAACAGGTAGATCAAAGCCAGCGGCAAGCACAGCAGCTTGCCGAAACCATGCGTGTTTTTTCCAGCCAGGGCGAACTGTTTGAGCGTGCTAGCCGGCAATGGAATGTGCTGCATGACGATAGTTATGCCCATGCCGGACGTGATGCACTGGCCGGATTACAGCAACTGGCTGATCGGCTGAAGCACATGGATGATGAGGGGTTGCAGCGCTTGGGAGGGCGGCTGATGCTGTGGAGTCGACAGTCGCGGCTGCTGCTGGATGGCGCGGATCATCCTGCCAGTGCGTGGTCGAGCCAATATCTGGCTTTGGCCAGCCTGGGGGCCGAGCTTGAAACGCACATCAGGCAGCTTGCTGACGCGAGGCGACAGCAGTGGGATGGCAGCTTGCGAGACAAGCGCCAGCAGGCTGATCGGGTGGCCGTGTTGTCTCTGTGCCTTGCGATTGGATGTGGTTTGCTGCTGGCTTGGTTGCTGGTTCGGCCCTTGCAGCACTTGCGCAGCAAGATTGCCGCTCTGGCACAAGGTGTGCGAGGCCAGTCCTGGGGGATGTCCGCGCCTGTGGATATCGTGCAACTTGCGGCTGCGCTGGGGGAGCTGGATCAGCGTCTTGCCCGGCTGGAGGAAGATAAGGCTGACTTTTTTCGCCACGTTTCGCATGAACTCAAAACACCGTTGGCCGCCATTCAGGAGGCTTCCTCGCTCTTGCAGGACCAGATTCCAGGCCCTTTGCTGCCATCTCAGCAGGAAATCGTGGCTATCACGCTATCCAATACCCGTCTGTTGCGACAGCGTGTTGATGCGCTATTGATGCATGATGCGGCCAACTGGCTGGAGCGGCCGCTTGCCATGGCGCAGCATGATTTGTGTGCGCTGATTGCGGTGTCTGCCGCGGCCATGCAGCCATTACTGCAGCAAAAGCGGCTGCGTCTTGAATTGCCGTCTGGTATTTTGCTGGTACAGGTGGATCAGGAAAAACTCCGAACCATTATCGATAATCTTCTTTCTAACGCCATCAGGTTTTCTCCAAGTGATGGTGTCATTTCTGTAGAAGCGCTCAGGCTAGCTGACAGGACTATGGTGTCCGTCATGGATCAAGGTCCTGGAATTCCTGCCCAGCAGCACATGCTGGTATTTCAGCCCTTTTATACCGGGCCGGCGCCATTTGGCGAGCCGCCTGGAAGTGGTATTGGGCTGACCATGGTAAAAACCTTTGCTCAATTGATGGGTGGAGATGTCGAGTCATTACCGGCAGAACGAGGCGCGCATTTACGCGTCTGGTGGCCATGA
- a CDS encoding sigma 54-interacting transcriptional regulator: MKQSGRVLLVDDDADLLRLLSLRLEAAGYLVDKAASAEAALSALAVRRADVLLTDWRLPGMNGMDLFELVKKSYPSMPVIILTAHGTVPDAVDAVSRGVFGYLVKPFDSAALLNKVEQALQLSAPAMVVDDQNAWRAEVVSCSPLMDELLAEARLVAATDASVLIRGESGTGKEVLARALHRASPRASGPFIAVNCAAIPDNLLESELFGHEKGAFTGAAARHQGLIAQADGGTLFLDEIGDMPLALQVKLLRVLQEREVRPVGASKSLAVDVRVISATHRDLESLIGDGLFREDLFYRLNVVALQLPALSERREDIPLLSQHFLAQLCERYGKEVAGFAPDAMEYLCSLRWSGNIRQLANAVEQCCVLSTSGLIPLSLVQKAVSDGMASIPTLAEARRQFERDYLEKLLRVTAGNASVAARIADRNRTEFYRLLQKHDLVASAFKEC, encoded by the coding sequence ATGAAGCAAAGTGGACGCGTATTACTGGTTGATGACGATGCTGATCTGTTGCGCCTGCTTAGCCTGCGTCTTGAAGCTGCCGGCTATCTGGTAGACAAGGCTGCATCTGCCGAGGCTGCCTTGAGCGCACTGGCGGTACGTCGGGCGGATGTACTGCTGACTGACTGGCGCTTGCCTGGCATGAATGGCATGGATTTATTCGAACTGGTGAAAAAGAGTTATCCATCAATGCCGGTCATCATTCTGACTGCACATGGTACGGTGCCGGACGCTGTTGATGCGGTCAGTCGCGGTGTGTTCGGTTATCTGGTGAAGCCATTTGACAGTGCTGCCTTGCTGAATAAGGTGGAGCAGGCTTTACAGCTGTCTGCACCTGCCATGGTGGTGGATGATCAGAATGCCTGGCGTGCGGAAGTGGTGAGTTGCAGTCCCCTGATGGATGAGCTGCTGGCCGAGGCCCGTCTGGTTGCAGCAACGGATGCCAGCGTGTTGATCCGTGGCGAGAGTGGCACTGGCAAGGAAGTGCTGGCCCGCGCCTTGCACCGCGCCAGTCCGCGTGCCAGCGGGCCGTTTATCGCGGTCAATTGTGCGGCCATTCCGGATAACTTGCTGGAGAGTGAGTTGTTTGGTCATGAGAAGGGGGCATTTACCGGTGCTGCCGCACGTCATCAGGGTCTGATTGCCCAGGCCGATGGCGGCACTCTGTTTCTGGATGAGATCGGTGACATGCCGCTGGCCTTGCAGGTCAAGTTATTGCGCGTGCTGCAGGAGCGCGAGGTGCGACCGGTTGGTGCCAGCAAATCATTGGCGGTGGATGTGCGCGTCATCTCGGCGACGCATCGTGATCTGGAGTCGCTGATCGGAGACGGCCTGTTCCGGGAGGACTTGTTTTACCGACTGAATGTGGTGGCCTTGCAATTGCCTGCGCTCAGTGAGCGCAGGGAAGACATTCCCTTGCTGTCGCAACATTTTCTGGCGCAGCTATGTGAGCGTTATGGCAAGGAGGTGGCTGGTTTTGCCCCGGATGCCATGGAGTATCTGTGCAGCCTGCGCTGGTCTGGCAATATCCGTCAGTTGGCCAATGCGGTGGAGCAATGCTGTGTGCTTAGCACCTCTGGCTTGATTCCGCTGAGCCTGGTGCAAAAAGCCGTGTCTGATGGCATGGCCAGTATTCCAACACTGGCTGAGGCAAGACGTCAGTTTGAACGGGATTACCTGGAAAAGCTGCTGCGGGTGACTGCGGGCAATGCCAGTGTGGCCGCGCGCATTGCGGACCGGAACCGCACTGAATTTTATCGGCTGTTGCAAAAGCATGATTTGGTTGCATCTGCATTCAAGGAGTGTTGA
- a CDS encoding BON domain-containing protein codes for MKRSGLLLFLLLSLQGAMAAGSLVLDPIAEHVAVTHLSADEKIAWELNEVLKPLADGSGSVVHPWVKAGMVRLQGSSPSRDAIRHLLEVAANVPGVREVRSEMSIRPI; via the coding sequence ATGAAACGTTCTGGCTTGCTGCTTTTCTTGTTGCTTTCCCTGCAGGGTGCGATGGCTGCCGGCAGCTTGGTGCTTGATCCGATTGCTGAGCATGTTGCGGTTACCCACCTGTCGGCCGACGAAAAAATTGCCTGGGAATTGAATGAAGTGTTGAAGCCGCTGGCGGATGGTTCTGGCTCGGTGGTGCATCCTTGGGTAAAGGCCGGAATGGTGAGGCTACAGGGTTCAAGCCCCAGCCGGGATGCCATCCGGCATTTGCTGGAAGTGGCGGCCAATGTCCCCGGTGTGCGCGAAGTCCGCTCGGAAATGTCGATTCGTCCTATCTGA
- a CDS encoding DsrE/DsrF/TusD sulfur relay family protein, translated as MQNILLTLNASPYGSERILSALRLTLALASHSQPSRIKLFLISDAVITAQSGQGNTAGPSLGEMLTEAMAHSVAVYVCRSCAEARGLDQTRLLPGVKISTMPELAGWTLEADKVLSF; from the coding sequence GTGCAGAATATTTTATTGACCCTGAATGCCAGCCCCTATGGCAGCGAACGCATCCTTAGCGCACTACGCCTGACACTTGCCCTCGCCAGCCATAGCCAGCCCAGTCGTATCAAACTGTTTCTCATTTCTGATGCCGTCATTACCGCACAAAGCGGTCAGGGCAATACGGCTGGTCCCAGCCTGGGCGAGATGCTGACAGAAGCCATGGCACACAGCGTGGCAGTCTATGTTTGCCGCAGCTGTGCCGAGGCACGCGGGCTGGATCAGACACGCCTGCTGCCCGGGGTAAAGATAAGCACCATGCCAGAGCTAGCAGGCTGGACACTGGAAGCAGACAAGGTGCTCAGCTTCTGA
- the putA gene encoding trifunctional transcriptional regulator/proline dehydrogenase/L-glutamate gamma-semialdehyde dehydrogenase: MQFEVFALNQSDLRDAITSAYRRDEQECVQALLPQAALQPAQVSATQDLARRLVSQVRHERTRSSGVDALMHEFSLDSAEGIALMCLAEALLRIPDKETADKLIRDKISRGDWKAHLGNSSSLFVNAAAWGLVVTGKLVSSHSEQGLSAAMTRLIAKGGEPLIRKGVDMSMRMLGKQFVTGETIEQALENGREREARGYRFSYDMLGEAAMTEDDAQRYMKDYVMAIHAIGKESAGRGIYDGPGISVKLSAIHPRYSRAKRERVMTELYARLKELLVLAKQYNIGLNIDAEEADRMELSLDLLEQLAFDKDLAGWNGIGLVVQAYQKRCPFIIDYLVDLARRSGHRFMVRLVKGAYWDAEIKRAQVDGLPGYPVYTRKVYTDISYLACAKRLLAAQDAIYPQFATHNAYSLSAIYQLGQGLDYEFQCLHGMGETLYDQVVGKDNLGKACRIYAPVGSHETLLAYLVRRLLENGANSSFVNRIVDENVSIDELVTDQVAEAASHAGQPHHKIALPVSLYGSERQNSKGLDLSSEHVLAALQIGLQGSEQQQWLASPLLGDADISEGDKLPVRNPADHADIVGEVIEATPEHVERALQLAEAAAARWANTPVADRAGCLNRMADLMEDHMPALMGLAVREAGKTLSNAIAEVREAVDFCRYYAAQIVANFDNATHQPLGPVVCISPWNFPLAIFIGEVTASLAAGNPVLAKPAEQTNLIAAYAVRLLHEAGVPRDVLQLLPGRGEIVGAALTSDARIQGVIFTGSTEVAQIINRTLAKRGEDVVLVAETGGQNAMIVDSSALPEQVVTDVLSSAFDSAGQRCSALRVLYLQSDIADKVIAMIKGAMAELTVGNPAKLSTDVGPVIDAEAQAGLLAHIDKMKQRARWFYQTPLSEQCQQGTFVAPTLFEIDNLSDLTREVFGPVLHVLRFEASQLDKVVAEINSTGYGLTHGIHSRIDETINNIVDKIKVGNVYVNRNIVGAVVGVQPFGGEGKSGTGPKAGGPFYLYRLTRAAWAPKLALQPVAANLSGLSKLAAVADSMGVPGLAARIDAARRASPLTHQVSLPGPTGEKNTLCFAARGKVGCVASSSAMLAEQLVAVLATGNVAVLADSPANRQLAATLGSHVELTQDVLTASLDAVLYEGNDAAKARQQLAQRDGALIPLVLAGKDGYNLHRLVVERAVSVNTTAAGGNASLMSIGD; the protein is encoded by the coding sequence ATGCAATTCGAGGTGTTTGCCCTAAACCAGAGCGACTTGCGCGATGCCATTACATCCGCATACCGTCGCGATGAACAGGAATGTGTACAGGCCTTGTTGCCGCAGGCGGCTTTGCAGCCGGCACAGGTAAGCGCTACCCAGGACCTGGCGCGTCGCCTGGTCAGCCAGGTGCGGCATGAGCGTACGCGCTCCAGCGGGGTGGATGCCCTGATGCATGAATTCTCGCTGGATAGTGCGGAAGGCATTGCACTGATGTGTCTGGCGGAAGCCTTGCTGCGTATTCCGGACAAGGAAACGGCCGACAAGCTGATCCGCGACAAGATTTCCCGTGGCGACTGGAAAGCCCACCTGGGCAACAGCTCCTCCTTGTTCGTCAACGCCGCGGCCTGGGGCCTGGTGGTGACCGGCAAGCTGGTTTCCTCGCACAGCGAGCAAGGCCTGTCTGCCGCCATGACCCGTCTGATCGCCAAGGGCGGCGAGCCGCTGATCCGCAAAGGCGTGGACATGTCCATGCGCATGCTGGGTAAGCAGTTTGTCACCGGTGAAACCATCGAACAGGCGCTGGAAAATGGCCGTGAGCGCGAAGCACGCGGTTATCGCTTCTCCTACGACATGCTGGGTGAAGCCGCCATGACCGAGGATGATGCTCAGCGTTACATGAAAGACTACGTGATGGCGATTCACGCCATCGGCAAAGAGTCTGCCGGTCGCGGCATTTACGATGGTCCGGGCATTTCGGTGAAACTGTCCGCCATTCACCCGCGTTACAGCCGCGCCAAGCGTGAACGCGTGATGACCGAGCTGTATGCCCGCCTGAAGGAATTGTTGGTTCTGGCCAAGCAATACAATATCGGCCTGAATATCGATGCCGAAGAAGCCGACCGCATGGAGCTGTCGCTGGACTTGCTGGAACAACTGGCTTTCGACAAGGACCTGGCAGGCTGGAACGGTATTGGTCTGGTGGTGCAGGCTTACCAGAAGCGCTGCCCGTTCATCATCGATTATCTGGTGGATCTGGCACGCCGCTCCGGTCACCGCTTCATGGTACGTCTGGTGAAGGGTGCTTATTGGGATGCCGAAATCAAGCGCGCCCAGGTGGATGGCCTGCCGGGCTACCCGGTGTATACCCGCAAGGTGTATACCGATATTTCCTATCTGGCATGTGCCAAGCGTCTGCTGGCCGCACAGGATGCCATCTACCCGCAATTTGCCACCCACAATGCCTACAGCCTGTCCGCCATTTATCAACTGGGCCAGGGTCTGGATTACGAATTCCAGTGCCTGCACGGCATGGGTGAAACCCTGTACGACCAGGTGGTGGGCAAGGACAATCTGGGCAAGGCCTGCCGTATTTACGCGCCGGTAGGTTCGCACGAAACCCTGCTGGCTTATCTGGTACGCCGCCTGCTGGAAAACGGTGCCAATAGCTCCTTCGTCAACCGCATCGTCGACGAAAACGTATCCATCGACGAACTGGTGACCGACCAGGTGGCGGAAGCCGCCAGCCATGCCGGTCAGCCGCATCACAAGATTGCCCTGCCGGTTTCCCTCTATGGCAGCGAGCGTCAGAATTCCAAGGGCCTGGACCTGTCCAGCGAGCATGTGCTTGCCGCCCTGCAAATCGGCCTGCAAGGCTCGGAACAGCAGCAGTGGCTGGCCAGCCCCTTGCTAGGTGATGCTGATATCAGCGAAGGCGACAAGCTGCCGGTACGTAACCCGGCCGACCACGCCGACATCGTCGGTGAAGTGATTGAAGCCACGCCGGAACATGTGGAACGTGCCTTGCAACTGGCCGAAGCTGCCGCCGCACGCTGGGCTAATACCCCGGTGGCAGACCGCGCCGGCTGCCTGAACCGCATGGCCGACCTGATGGAAGACCACATGCCGGCACTGATGGGCCTGGCAGTGCGTGAAGCGGGCAAGACCCTGAGCAATGCCATTGCCGAAGTGCGTGAAGCGGTGGACTTCTGCCGTTACTATGCCGCGCAGATCGTCGCCAATTTCGACAATGCCACCCACCAGCCGCTGGGCCCGGTGGTGTGCATCAGCCCGTGGAACTTCCCGCTGGCCATCTTCATTGGTGAAGTGACCGCCTCGCTGGCCGCCGGTAACCCGGTGCTGGCCAAACCGGCCGAGCAGACCAACCTGATTGCCGCCTATGCCGTGCGTCTGCTGCACGAAGCCGGCGTGCCACGCGATGTGCTGCAACTGCTGCCGGGCCGTGGCGAAATCGTCGGTGCGGCACTCACCAGCGATGCGCGTATCCAGGGCGTGATTTTCACCGGTTCCACCGAAGTGGCACAAATCATCAACCGCACCCTGGCCAAGCGTGGCGAGGACGTGGTGCTGGTGGCCGAAACCGGCGGCCAGAACGCCATGATCGTGGACAGCTCGGCCCTGCCGGAGCAGGTGGTGACCGATGTGCTGAGCTCGGCCTTCGATTCGGCCGGTCAGCGTTGTTCCGCCTTGCGCGTGCTGTACCTGCAAAGCGATATCGCCGACAAGGTGATCGCCATGATCAAGGGTGCCATGGCCGAACTGACCGTGGGCAACCCGGCCAAGCTGAGTACCGATGTCGGCCCGGTGATTGATGCCGAAGCCCAGGCCGGCCTGTTGGCACACATCGACAAGATGAAGCAGCGTGCGCGCTGGTTCTACCAGACCCCGCTGTCGGAACAATGCCAGCAAGGGACGTTTGTAGCGCCGACGCTGTTTGAAATCGACAACCTGTCCGACCTCACCCGCGAAGTATTCGGCCCGGTACTGCATGTGCTGCGCTTTGAAGCCAGCCAGCTGGACAAGGTGGTGGCCGAAATCAACAGCACCGGTTACGGCCTGACCCACGGCATTCACAGCCGTATCGACGAAACCATCAACAATATTGTCGACAAGATCAAAGTGGGCAATGTCTACGTCAACCGCAATATCGTGGGTGCGGTGGTGGGTGTGCAGCCCTTCGGCGGCGAAGGCAAGTCCGGTACCGGCCCCAAAGCCGGTGGCCCGTTCTACCTGTACCGTCTGACCCGCGCTGCATGGGCGCCCAAGCTGGCCTTGCAGCCGGTGGCCGCCAATCTGTCCGGTCTGTCCAAGCTGGCCGCGGTGGCGGACAGCATGGGTGTGCCTGGCCTGGCTGCCCGTATTGATGCCGCACGTCGCGCCTCGCCCTTGACTCATCAGGTCAGCCTGCCTGGCCCGACCGGTGAAAAGAACACGCTTTGCTTTGCCGCCCGCGGCAAGGTAGGGTGCGTGGCCAGCAGTAGTGCAATGCTGGCTGAACAACTGGTGGCCGTACTGGCTACCGGCAATGTGGCAGTGCTGGCGGACTCGCCGGCCAATCGCCAACTGGCCGCCACGCTGGGCAGTCACGTCGAGTTGACGCAAGACGTACTGACCGCGTCGCTGGATGCCGTGCTGTATGAGGGGAACGATGCTGCCAAGGCGCGTCAGCAACTGGCGCAGCGTGATGGTGCGCTGATTCCCCTGGTACTGGCCGGCAAGGATGGCTACAACCTGCATCGTCTGGTGGTGGAACGCGCAGTCAGCGTCAACACCACCGCGGCGGGCGGTAATGCCAGCCTGATGAGTATTGGCGACTGA
- a CDS encoding branched-chain amino acid ABC transporter substrate-binding protein, producing the protein MQFTKLTTVTIAVAAALALSACGKKDDAAAPAGASAPAAAAAGGDTVKIGFAAPLTGPQAHYGEEYKNGVTLAIEDANAEKPTIGGKPVTFELDAQDDQADPKTATQLAQKLVDDKVAGIIGHFNSGCAIPASKIYSDAGIPMIAMATSPVFTAQGFKNTFRSMTSDTQQGSVMGKFVVDTLKAKKIVIVDDRTAYGQGLADEFEKAVKAAGGDVAKREFTNDKATDFAAILTSIKSVNPDVIFYGGADAQSAPMAKQMKRLGLKAPLISGEMTKTPNFLQLAGKEAEGSIASLAGLPLEQMPKGKEYADKYKARFKTDVATYSPYGYDATRALIQAMKDANSTDPKAYLPVLAKIKYSGVTSSNWTYDDKGDLKDGGITVYKVEGGQWKVMQTIGGGAAAPAAASAAQ; encoded by the coding sequence ATGCAATTCACCAAGCTGACCACCGTTACCATCGCTGTCGCTGCTGCGCTGGCACTGTCTGCATGTGGCAAAAAAGATGACGCCGCCGCGCCGGCTGGCGCATCTGCCCCGGCCGCTGCCGCCGCTGGTGGCGATACCGTCAAGATCGGCTTTGCCGCACCGCTGACCGGCCCGCAAGCCCACTATGGCGAAGAATACAAAAACGGCGTGACTCTGGCCATTGAAGATGCCAACGCCGAGAAGCCGACCATCGGTGGCAAGCCGGTGACTTTCGAACTGGACGCCCAGGATGACCAGGCCGACCCGAAAACCGCAACCCAACTGGCCCAGAAGCTGGTGGACGACAAGGTAGCCGGCATCATCGGTCACTTCAACTCCGGTTGCGCCATCCCGGCCTCCAAGATCTACTCTGACGCCGGCATCCCGATGATTGCCATGGCGACTTCGCCGGTATTTACCGCACAAGGCTTCAAGAACACCTTCCGTTCCATGACCTCTGATACCCAGCAAGGTAGCGTGATGGGCAAGTTCGTGGTGGACACCCTGAAAGCCAAGAAGATCGTCATTGTTGACGACCGCACCGCTTACGGCCAAGGCCTGGCTGACGAATTCGAAAAAGCCGTCAAGGCTGCCGGTGGCGACGTGGCCAAGCGCGAATTCACCAATGACAAGGCAACCGATTTCGCTGCCATTCTCACCTCCATCAAGAGCGTGAATCCGGACGTGATCTTCTACGGTGGTGCTGACGCCCAGTCCGCCCCGATGGCCAAGCAGATGAAGCGCCTGGGTCTGAAGGCTCCGCTGATCTCCGGCGAAATGACCAAGACCCCGAACTTCCTGCAACTGGCTGGCAAGGAAGCCGAAGGCTCCATCGCCTCGCTGGCTGGCCTGCCGCTGGAACAAATGCCCAAGGGCAAGGAATATGCCGACAAGTACAAGGCACGTTTCAAGACCGACGTAGCCACTTACTCCCCGTACGGCTATGACGCGACCCGCGCGCTGATCCAGGCGATGAAGGATGCCAACTCCACCGATCCCAAGGCTTACCTGCCGGTACTGGCCAAGATCAAGTACTCCGGTGTGACTTCTTCCAACTGGACCTACGACGACAAGGGCGACCTGAAAGACGGCGGCATTACCGTGTACAAGGTTGAAGGCGGTCAGTGGAAAGTGATGCAAACCATCGGTGGCGGCGCTGCCGCTCCGGCTGCGGCATCTGCCGCTCAGTAA
- a CDS encoding metallophosphoesterase, giving the protein MSELFVSLPANQNGRDFVVGDVHGCFTELRQLLETVVFDGSRDRLFSVGDLVDRGPESRQVLEWLAKPWFYAVRGNHEQMALEFDLAQTDACERYLNNGGGWFICLAERDKQAYRDAFNRLPLAIELACEHGLIGLLHADCPLDDWNVLRAQLAQPEPWGKEGGKLLRQITWCRLRAKGMPRKPVVGVFMLCVGHTPQSRVRSIDNVWYLDTGGVYGRSLSMLQLDTLQTHSVNVADKGYSSDVMEG; this is encoded by the coding sequence ATGAGTGAGTTGTTTGTCAGCCTGCCCGCCAACCAGAACGGTCGCGATTTTGTCGTGGGCGATGTCCACGGCTGCTTTACCGAATTACGCCAGTTACTGGAAACCGTGGTGTTTGACGGTAGCCGCGACCGGCTGTTTTCCGTCGGTGATCTGGTGGATCGTGGTCCCGAATCGCGTCAGGTGCTGGAGTGGCTGGCCAAGCCCTGGTTTTATGCCGTGCGGGGCAATCATGAACAGATGGCGCTGGAATTCGACCTGGCGCAAACCGACGCTTGCGAGCGCTATCTCAACAATGGCGGCGGCTGGTTCATCTGCCTGGCGGAACGCGACAAGCAAGCCTACCGTGACGCATTCAACCGCTTGCCACTTGCCATCGAGCTTGCTTGTGAGCATGGCCTGATCGGCCTGTTGCATGCCGACTGCCCATTGGATGATTGGAATGTCCTGCGTGCGCAATTGGCGCAGCCTGAGCCCTGGGGCAAGGAGGGCGGCAAGCTGTTGCGGCAGATTACCTGGTGCCGTCTGCGCGCCAAGGGAATGCCGCGCAAGCCGGTTGTCGGCGTATTCATGCTTTGCGTCGGTCATACACCGCAATCCAGAGTGCGCAGCATCGATAATGTCTGGTATCTGGATACCGGCGGCGTCTATGGTCGCAGCTTGAGCATGCTGCAGCTTGATACCTTGCAGACGCATAGTGTCAACGTGGCTGACAAGGGGTATAGCAGTGATGTGATGGAAGGGTGA
- a CDS encoding DUF1289 domain-containing protein — protein MRQPIPSPCQQRCQLDATGEHCTSCRRTIKEIAGWPGFSDFEKKAVWNRLLSLPPQAQAKVCQQCGDSFSCGASGPAERCWCEKLPQVIPLGEEGADCLCPSCLLLAIARAASAAAPDVG, from the coding sequence ATGAGACAGCCTATCCCCTCGCCATGTCAGCAGCGTTGCCAACTGGATGCCACCGGAGAACACTGCACCAGTTGCCGACGTACCATCAAGGAAATCGCCGGTTGGCCCGGTTTCAGTGATTTCGAGAAAAAAGCGGTGTGGAACCGTTTGCTGTCCTTGCCGCCACAAGCCCAGGCCAAGGTGTGTCAGCAGTGTGGCGATAGTTTCAGTTGCGGTGCCAGCGGGCCGGCAGAGCGCTGCTGGTGTGAGAAACTGCCACAGGTGATACCGCTGGGCGAGGAGGGCGCAGACTGCCTCTGCCCATCCTGCTTGTTGCTGGCCATTGCCAGGGCAGCATCTGCTGCTGCCCCTGATGTGGGCTAA
- a CDS encoding M14 family metallopeptidase, whose amino-acid sequence MIHHHHPLTSSCLGTERKLSSFHFGPAGSQAGKAYIQASLHADELPGMLTAWELKQTLLTLEQQGKIAGEIILVPQANPIGHAQSLQGYQLGRFDLASGQNFNRHYPQLTSAVYAEVKNQLGANAKANTALIRAAMRRHLRQLPEPTELVSLRKTLMLLAADADIVLDLHCDSNAALHVYTGTPLWEQCEPLARYLQSHAQLLATDSGDYPFDEACSQTWWELQARCQQDGLDVPIDMACLSVTVELRGQHQVNRQLARQDATAILDFLRWRGLISGDAPAAMPPLPYPATPLAGSENLVAPHPGVISFLLPPGSVVAAGQPVAEIIDPLQDKVTVLSSAYGGMLYAHELHPYATAGMSVAKVATSQAFKTGKLLSA is encoded by the coding sequence ATGATCCACCACCACCACCCCCTTACCTCAAGCTGCCTGGGCACTGAGCGTAAGCTTTCCAGCTTCCATTTCGGCCCAGCCGGCAGCCAGGCCGGCAAGGCTTATATCCAGGCATCACTGCATGCGGATGAACTGCCGGGCATGCTGACTGCCTGGGAATTGAAACAGACGCTATTGACGCTGGAACAGCAAGGCAAGATTGCCGGCGAAATCATTCTGGTTCCCCAGGCCAACCCCATCGGGCATGCACAGTCGCTGCAAGGTTATCAGTTGGGACGCTTCGATCTGGCCAGCGGACAGAATTTCAACCGCCACTACCCGCAGTTGACCAGTGCCGTGTATGCCGAGGTCAAGAACCAGTTGGGTGCAAACGCAAAAGCCAATACAGCCCTTATCCGCGCAGCCATGCGTCGACACCTGCGCCAACTGCCGGAACCGACCGAGTTGGTCAGCCTGCGCAAAACGCTGATGCTGCTGGCTGCCGATGCCGATATCGTGCTGGACCTGCACTGCGACAGCAATGCCGCCTTGCATGTGTATACCGGCACCCCGCTATGGGAGCAGTGCGAACCACTGGCGCGCTATCTGCAATCCCACGCGCAGTTGCTGGCCACCGACTCTGGTGATTATCCATTTGACGAAGCCTGCAGCCAGACCTGGTGGGAACTGCAGGCACGGTGCCAGCAAGATGGCTTGGATGTACCGATTGATATGGCCTGTCTGTCGGTCACGGTGGAATTACGTGGCCAGCACCAGGTTAACCGGCAACTGGCCCGGCAGGATGCTACTGCCATTCTGGATTTCCTGCGCTGGCGTGGGCTGATCAGCGGCGATGCGCCAGCCGCCATGCCGCCACTGCCCTACCCGGCCACGCCGCTGGCAGGATCGGAAAACCTGGTGGCCCCCCACCCTGGCGTCATCAGTTTCCTGCTGCCACCGGGCAGTGTGGTCGCGGCGGGCCAGCCTGTGGCTGAGATTATCGACCCCCTGCAGGACAAGGTAACGGTACTCAGTTCGGCCTATGGCGGCATGCTGTATGCACATGAACTGCACCCCTACGCCACGGCAGGAATGAGCGTGGCCAAGGTGGCAACCAGTCAAGCATTCAAGACTGGCAAGTTGCTGTCAGCATGA